From one Lotus japonicus ecotype B-129 chromosome 3, LjGifu_v1.2 genomic stretch:
- the LOC130743521 gene encoding methyl jasmonate esterase 1-like, whose amino-acid sequence MFIREKQFLLIFVLFFLLFFNCVNGGHFVLVHGALHGAWCWYKAATLLKSAGHNVTALDMSASGINPRKTQEVLSISEYHEPLMEFMGSLPSKEKVILVGHSLGGLSVSVAMEKYPRKIHVAIFLSATVVSENFTYQDFIHERRKRVGFTFDKQYFIFDGADKPPILSSDGFELISSRMYPLSPPQDLTLALSLVRPLPPFTSNVELLSKQTAVTKDKNGRVPKVFFITEKDNLQTQDNQEWIIERTGPYVEVKVIQGSDHMAMLSKPKKLSSELLKYTIHDHIINVDVPSLTSTLSYWSVL is encoded by the exons ATGTTCATACGTGAGAAACAATTTTTGTTGATATTTGTGCTGTTCTTTCTCTTATTCTTCAACTGTGTTAATGGTGGGCACTTTGTTCTGGTTCATGGGGCACTACATGGTGCATGGTGCTGGTATAAAGCGGCAACTCTGCTGAAATCAGCTGGTCATAATGTCACAGCTCTAGACATGTCTGCTTCTGGAATCAATCCAAGGAAAACACAAGAGGTTCTTTCAATTTCAGAGTACCATGAACCTTTGATGGAATTCATGGGGTCACTTCCTTCAAAGGAGAAGGTGATTCTTGTTGGTCACAGTCTTGGAGGGTTATCTGTATCAGTTGCTATGGAAAAGTACCCTAGAAAAATCCATGTTGCTATTTTCCTCTCTGCAACCGTTGTCAGTGAAAACTTCACTTATCAGGATTTTATTCATGAG CGAAGGAAAAGAGTGGGGTTCACTTTTGACAAACAATATTTCATCTTTGATGGGGCGGACAAACCTCCAATCCTCTCATCCGACGGATTCGAACTCATATCATCCAGAATGTATCCATTATCACCACCTCAG GATTTGACGCTTGCTTTATCTTTGGTGAGACCTTTACCTCCATTTACAAGCAATGTTGAATTGTTGTCAAAACAAACAGCAGTTACAAAGGATAAGAATGGAAGGGTACCTAAAGTTTTCTTCATCACTGAAAAAGACAATTTGCAAACACAGGATAATCAGGAGTGGATAATTGAAAGAACAGGTCCATATGTTGAGGTGAAAGTGATACAGGGTTCAGATCACATGGCCATGCTCTCCAAACCCAAAAAGCTAAGCTCTGAGCTTCTAAAATATACCATCCATGATCATATAATAAATGTTGATGTACCATCTCTGACTTCCACACTTTCTTATTGGTCTGTACTGTGA
- the LOC130743522 gene encoding methyl jasmonate esterase 1-like has protein sequence MISYTLKTKYSIFFSIYSLKRTIRDKTKTLKMMKQDRHFVLVHGALHGAWCWYKVATLLKSAGHNVTALDMAASGINPRKTQEVLSISEYHEPLMEFMGSLPPEEKVILVGHSLGGLSVSIAMEKYPQKIHVAVFISATVVSGNLTYQAFTQERTRRAGSTFAKQSFIFNGAYKPPSLSSDGLKLVSSRMYPLSPLEDLTLALSLVRPLPPFTSNVELLSKQTAVTKNKNGRVPKVFFITEKDNLLTQDFQEWVIERTGPYAEVKVILGADHMAMLSKPKKLYKLLKRTIHIM, from the exons ATGATCAGCTACACATTGAAGACCAAAtactccatttttttttctatatatagcctaAAGAGAACAATTAGAGACAAGACCAAAactttgaagatgatgaaacaGGACA GGCACTTTGTTCTGGTTCATGGAGCTCTCCATGGTGCATGGTGCTGGTACAAGGTGGCAACTCTGCTGAAATCAGCTGGTCATAATGTTACAGCTCTAGACATGGCTGCTTCTGGAATCAATCCAAGGAAAACACAAGAGGTTCTTTCAATTTCAGAGTACCATGAACCTTTGATGGAATTCATGGGTTCACTTCCTCCAGAGGAGAAGGTGATTCTGGTTGGTCACAGTCTTGGAGGGTTATCTGTATCAATTGCTATGGAAAAGTACCCTCAAAAAATCCACGTTGCTGTTTTCATCTCTGCAACCGTTGTCAGTGGAAATCTCACTTATCAGGCTTTTACTCAAGAG CGAACTAGAAGAGCGGGGTCCACTTTTGCCAAACAATCTTTCATCTTTAATGGGGCGTATAAACCACCAAGTCTCTCATCGGACGGATTAAAACTTGTATCATCCAGAATGTACCCATTATCACCACTTGAG GATTTGACGCTTGCTTTATCTTTGGTGAGACCTTTACCTCCATTTACAAGCAATGTTGAATTGTTGTCAAAACAAACAGCAGTTACCAAGAACAAGAATGGAAGGGTACCTAAAGTATTCTTCATCACTGAAAAAGATAATTTGCTAACACAGGATTTCCAGGAGTGGGTAATTGAAAGAACTGGTCCATATGCAGAGGTGAAAGTGATACTGGGTGCAGATCACATGGCCATGCTCTCCAAACCCAAAAAGCTATATAAGCTTCTAAAACGTACCATACATATCATGTAA